The sequence ACATTATTTTCATTAAGCTTAATTGTTAGCTCCAATAAAGACTCCAAAGATATAATCCAGGCTTCTACACATTCTGTACCATTTGAATTCTAAGAAGATCTTCACATAAACTCGACTGCCATTACCAACTGCTGTTTCTCTGCCCTTCCCCTCGGCAGCAGCTGAGTTCTGCACAGGGGACAGGTGACCCGACCCATGTCGACCCACTTATCTATGCACAGGCGATGGAATGCATGACAACAGTTTCCGAGCTCCCTCACCTCATCTCCTTCCTCCAGCGTCCCCAAGCAAACCGCGCAAACGGCTTCGTCTCCTTCGAGCGGCACCGGACTCCTCCTCGGGGTCGAGAATTCAACGATGGGGAGGCTCCTCTTGATCACAGAAGGGTGGACTGCAGTCGCCGGCGAAGGATAAGCGGAGTCTTCTTGCGGTGGGCACAGCCCAAggcaggagatggtgaaggagacgACGAGGTCGACGAGCTGGACAACGAGCAGTAGAGGCTTGGGGAGGATGACGCAGTAGCAAACAGAAGGAAAGCCCATGATGCAGTTGGAGGTGGGTGAGTCAGGGAATGTGGAAGAAGAAGAACGGAGGATTGGTATGGGTAGTGTAACGAAGTTGATATGAGGGACGAATAAATAGGAGAGGAGTAGAGAGATCACAGGTGAAGGTGGTTGTGAGACACCATGTGCTGTCTCTGCCGTCCGTTCTCACAAATTGAGAATCTCGGGTAGTATTGCCATGGGCCAAAGTGAACACTAGAGAATGTCATAACAACTGAGTATAAACATCGCAAATCTATTGCATATGTTTCATGAGCTTGTATCAATGGAAAATATGAAAATGCAAAGTGTACGAGGGCAAAAAAGAGCAAGCCAAACCAAAGCAGGAGAAGCTTCCTTTGACACCCCCCTTAGGACCGTATTAAGTGAAAGAAAGAGTACCTGTTGTTGCCTGTACACTCGGAAGAAGAGATGGTCCAGAGACGGTGCTCCGCGGATGTCAAACCACTAGCAGCCATGTTCTTCTTGCACTTGTGCCGACAATGGATGGTGGAAACTGGAGAGAAATCTCAAGTCAGTCTCGAATCCAGAATGGCGATCTGTGTCCTACGTACTGAGAAATAGGAATTCAAAAAGAGTCATGAGTGCTGCTCCTCCCTGCAATTACAATATTTTGTAGGATTAGCTACGTGACCACCGTCCGACACATTAATCATAAAGCATTAAAAGAATTACAACCAAGAAAGCTAATTGAATGATCATCCACCACATGATGGCCTTCTTTATTCTATTAATCCATTAATTATTGAGTATTGAGATGACTCTGATACATGCTTTTGACTTCACACGGTTGTCAGGTCAGCAAACCAGAGTGTTAGCTCAACTACGTTACTCCAAACAATAGACTAGTAAAGATGTAGCTATAGCATTGAACAGTTGAACTGATATGATTCTTCAGCAGAACTAATTGCATTTATCTTGGCAGAGTTTACAATGTcaagaaatttaaatatttttgataGATGTACCTTTCACCAAAAATATTGTCCCACTCAACAACATATACCTTAAATTCATCGGGACGATAAATTACTAATTGTAATTCACCAAAATCCAGAAGAGATATGCATGAGATATGAAAACTAAATACAAATGATGTACAAACAAGTAAAATAAATATCTTCATGCTGTAAATGAATAAAGAAAATTCAACTAAGAGATAGGGAACATATGAAATACTGAATTATCTTTACAACAGAAGCTTCAAGAGTAGAcaacattgaaaaaaaaaatgtttcctAATGTGGGATCAAAAAAAGCATAGAGGTACAAGAAAGCTAGTATTCAAGTGCATTCAACAAGATCTAGAATGCTTCCTTGAAGACAAAATGTTGAGGTGCTTGGCCTTAATTATGAACACCTCAAACCTGAATCGAGGTTCTCTGAACTTATTACTTACATCCCTAAAGATACAGATCACTGCAGCTTAGAGGACAAACCTTAATCAATCTTGACCGACGAGAAAAGGTAGTGAACAAAATAAAAAGACATCAAAAAGCCAATGGCACCGGTAGATAACATGATTGCAAGAGTCATGATCAGTAAATAGCCAAGGTAAAGGATATAAGCCCACTCAAGCTCCGAACTTAAAATCCAAGTAGTTCATGAAGTAGAGGAATAGATAAAGGGCAGCTGAttcagaagaaaagaaagatttccaccgccaccgccaccgccagtcCTCTACACAGAGATGCATATAAGTTAGGACAATTACCAACAATGGAATAACAATCAAGAGGAATCTAAAAACACTGTATAACCTACCAAGCCAAACACTGGAAAGGATAAAGAAGAGCTCAATAAAGAGGGTCCCAAATGGTAGAGTTCTGGCAGCAAGGACAAGGAGCCATGAAGGGTTCTGGCAGGAATTTCTATTGAGCTCTGATTTATTAGAACATGATACTATATATGTTCCGCTTGAGTGCCCAAGCAATAACCCAAAGGGTTAGAGGAACCAAGATGCAGAACCACAAAGGCTCTGCTCGTGTGCTTTTCTTCCCCAGCTACAAGAAGTTCATAATGCTGAGGAACGATGACTACAATCCCTGGGAAGAGAAACACAATCGACCAGGAAAGAGATCTCGATCCCTGTGAACCACCTTCTATTGTCCTCCATAGCCTTACTCCAACATACCCAGCAGCATCCCAGGAAAAGATATAGAACGATCATTCCTGTCAAGAGCATGCCTCTTGTAGCAGGAGAGATCAATCCAAGAGCAGCAAACACAATTGTTACAACTACCATGGTTGCAATCTGTATGCCATCTCCAACCATGACGCAGAGCAGCTTCGAGCAAGTTGGCTACCCGAAGACGTCATTCACGACAAGTTTCCATCCAGACAGCTCCTCTTTCAGCTGAGTTTGGGCCTTTTTGTCCAACCCCTCATATCTTCTCAGGTCTCTTCGCACAGTCCACTGGATGGTGATGCCATTCCGTTTGGTGAACCTCCTCACAGGCAAATTGTCGAGTATCATGTTGACCTGATAGAGATCGGGTGTTCTCTGCTTCAGGAGCTTCACCTTGTCCTCATTTAATGGGTTTGTGGTGCACAAGTAAAAAGGATTCATCGACGTTGACATGGAAGATCTCCCATGAGAAACTCTACCAAATTCTTGGCGCTCTTCTTGATCCCACCCTGCGGGTGACAGTCGGGAAGACTGTAGTAGCTGAAAGGGAGCTCGGTCTCAATCGACGCGAGGGAATTCACGTTAAATGATATGCTTTCACAGACAAAAGCCATCAATTGGGCACACAATTTGAGGCAAAACCAAGAGAGCGATTAAAATGAGGCAAACACAGACCGTGGCGCCATGGACGTGCAGATATCCTCTCAAAACCTAATTGTTCCAACGTGTCACCGACTATCAATCTTTGTTTCGACAGATCTATCACAACACTGACAATTACTGCTACTAAGCATCTAAGAACAGACAATGTAGCTCAATTCGCCCCCAGACGATGAGAAAGAAATTTTGATCAAACGTTTTCCCTAAACCGatcaagaaaagaggaagaagaacagaTTGCTGCAAGAATTATTACCATCAAAACGTTAAACTCCATGGACTGCCACGAACGCAAACGAAAATTAATCGGAAGTGATTCGGCGTTGTGAAGACTATCTTACCCAAGGAAAGAAGGTGAGAGCGATTGGTTCGGATCTCCTCGGTCTCTCTGTGAAGCCCCAAAAAGAAAGACTGTTTTGCGTGGGAACGAGCCGATCCAAAAGAGAACGGTGGATTCCGCGATGGCGATTCGTGGCTTTATTCCACGTCGCTTCGATGCCTTACCAATCAAATGTACCCACCTCATGACCGGAGAGAAACCCATGTCGGTCCCACGCGGTCGTTAACAGCACTCTCCGGTATCCATCCGCTTCCCATAATCAGAGTGAACAAGTAGTTAAAGATGGGGCCCATTTTTTCCACCCAGGACCAACAATAACAGGTTCACTATCAGTTTACGTCACAACGAAGATATCCATTTCACAGAATAAAATTCCCATCCAGATAAGAAAAGGCACTATTCGATGCGATTTCAGCTCCTGAAAAAGAATGTTGAAGAATACATTCTTTTGGATATGTCATTGGCTGAATCTAATGCAAGAAATGTTCAAGAATTATAGTCCAAACTGGCATATCAAAGTAGATAAAATCTGTTTTTAATTATCAAGGCATCtcttcatcattttcatcatctCTTCTAGCAACTCAGAGCTCGAGTCCCGGAAACTAGTGGGGGGAGCTGAACAGAGATCGGCTTATTATTCCAGTAGCTTCAATGTATCGATCGATGCACCTAGAGATGCAACTGCTTTCACTCCCGCTTATGCTCGTACCCGGTTTTGTTATGCACTTTGCAAAACACTTGCTTCCCACAGTCTGCATAACCGAAAAGAGTGGCACATGTAAGCAGCAAGAAGGTAACCAATTACCATCAGTAACAATGACCATAACATAGGTATCAAACATTGACCCTATCACATGAATAAGTGCAAAAAGAATGGAGAACCATGAACGAAAATTTTAAACCATTGCCACTGTCATCTATTTCATTTTCCATTAATATGACACTGCATATGGCACAATTCTCTAAATTGAGGAAGTTCCTGAAAGTCAAGATGGAGTTTACATCAGTAAAAATATACCACAGACATAAATCAAGAAGGCCACCAATTGAGTCATAAACATGCAACAGCAACGAAAAAAAATCCAAAGTTCCATCAACTGGTCAACCACATTTCCACCTATCCTGTGAGGTGGTTTTAATTATTGCACTGAAGACAGTAGCTTAGATCTGCCAACAAGCATGTGTTCAGCGTACAGAGATGAAAAGATGCCAAGACGTGTGCAGAATATGACTTCATTTATGAACAAAAAATACATGGGACAGGATGacattttctcccttttttttaaaGAGAGAGGTGTGCATATCTAAAAAAAGACAAGGCCAATGTGTTTAGCAGAGAGGTTCAACGAAGTGCCATTGCTAATTAATTAGCAAACCAGTCAGCTAATTCTTAATTCATTTCTCCTAGTTCCATTAAAATACCTGAAAATCATAATTAAAACTCTGAACTCCGGAAGTGGATAAATTACTTCAACAGGACCTATCAGATGATGCTACTTGTAGTAGCCACCATAATGCGGTTAACAACAAGTTAAACAGTGTCTTACAAAACATAATATTTCtgtatcaaatcatgataaattcAGCAGAGTGACAAAAAAATTCAGCAGTTTCATTCCACACCTTCAACATCCGATATTACATATCTACAACCTGACTGCTATTTTCTGCTCACTTATATATAAGACATTACCAGTACAGAATTTCGCAGCAAATAAAATTTGAAATGATAGCAATCAGTACTTAAGTCATGAAATCAATAAGCAAGAAACTTGCAAATTTGCAATGCCCAAGAAGAAGACGAAAACCTTAACAAAATATAATAGTTATTGGTTCGAGGAAGAAGATGCAACTTAATTCTTGCAAGCTGGATCTAACAAATTTGAAGCTCTACCTAATTGTTTCTAGGGATTTATAGTGAATTCTGGTGATGGTTCTTTAACCTGCACCACAATTGGGCAACTAAACCATTCTTTGGAAAATCAGACCGAAATTCTTTAAATATGTTGCAACAAACAACTTCATTTGGGATCAGCATATCCAATCCAAGCAATTCTGACTAATTCAGTTGATCTCAGTCAATATGTTTGATCCTGGGCTAATTAATAGATGCTATGTAGTTATAATCGATTTTAGTAACCTCCGAAGGAAATTGATTGATTCAGGCACATTCTTAACCAAGCCCAATAACTCCTAATCAATCCAGCAGACTGAGGCAACCTTACCCATTATCATAAATTGTCACTAATTCTCATCTGCTGATCCACTAAAACCAACCCTCCAAATTCTGTATCACTCATGAATCTGTCATAATCTTTTGAACCTTGATTCCAGAAACATCAAGCAGGTTCTGTCATTTGCATCACAAAAGCAAGGTAATTAATCTGTCAACTGTTCCCTATTCTGTTTGTATTGCTTTCATTACCAGCAAATGTGACTTATGCCAACCCTTTGTTAATTATGATTGTCAAAAAATGTGTTGGGGTTCTCAAATTGTTCTTATGCTAGTGGACGATTCATGCCGCACACaagttgttttatattttaaataaatttcttttattatgTGTTCCTGTGCAACTTTCTAAAACATTGTTATTAAAATGTCACAGCTTAAAAATACAGAATTATTGCCTGTTTAATTCAAACGACATATGACAATTGACAATATCAAAACATAGTAGTTGAAGAACATGTGgcaactttgcaataaaatgacCAAAGGATGTATAGAAACTTCGCAATATAGTAAAAATGCATACTGACCTCTGAAAGTGCTCTACATCAAGTTCATGTCAAAGCATGTCAACTTTGCAAAAAAATTATCTTGCACGTTTTCACATAGTTTAATTCAATctagaaacaaaaaaataaaagttttGTCTGGCCCTGAACGAAAGAGGcataaagccttgtttttctgaaCATAGGCATCCCTCTTAACAAATAATGCCATTATTTCTAATTCATTCTTGAGCTTTCTTGGGCATTCAAGTAATATTGAGACCTTAGACACAGAAGGCATATGTGACATCAATCTGTATGCAGCAAAATTTGTTTTGAGTCATTATCAAGCAATTGAGGAACTGTTAATTAACTATATTCTTTCAGTAATCCCTTTGGAATCATGTATCTCCAAGTTAAATCTTGGTCCATCGGATGATTATAGTCCAAGGAATGTCTTGACACTACCAGTACCAAACTAAATTTGATTCCATTGGATTAAATGATTTACGATAAAAAATTTGAACACATTGTTTAGTTGTATATCCATTTGCTTTTCTGCAACCCCAAGGAGCAGAATCATCCTCAATTCCTAATAATTTTTGGTGCTTAAAGAAAAACAATGTGTCTATCTCCTGATTGACTCAAATTAACAATATATGTGCATTATATTCAAGAGGTCAACTATTCCAGCACTTGACATCTAAATAACTTTCTAAAAATCCTGCTGAGATCGGATTGAAACatattaatatcaaagattattacAAGAGTCAAGAAACACTAACAATCAGATCACACAAAAATGCGATATCAACACTTTCACATAGATCACACAAAAATGTGATATCAACACTTTCACAGCCACTACAGAACAGAACAGTTAACTCCAGACACTGGAGAAGGCACCCCACTTCAATTCCAGAATGCTATTTTTTCCCTCATGTATGCAATTGTTTATAAGCAAACTAAAGTCACTTTCATGATTCTTTGCTGATCCCACCAAATACATCATAAACTCAACCCCTCCACAAAAATCATCGTCCAACAAGATTTTTGGTACAGTAATTTCTACCGATTAATAGTTCACATAACAATTTCACAAGAAACGATGCATCCAAACATTCAAGAAAAGCAGGAGACAAAGAATAGGGACCTCGAGGAACTCCTTGGCGTAGGCCTGAGCAAGCTGGGTCTTGATCTGCTCCATCATGGCCTCAGCAGACGGACCCGACGACGCCCCGCTCGACGGTGCGGAGGACCCAAAAGGATCCATTCCTATACAATCCTTCCTCCACCTGGTAATGGCCGAAGCAGAGGAGGGTAAGAGGAGTAGAGCAATCGAAATGGAAACCCTAACCCCCCAAATAAAGACCGCATCGTCGGCACTTTACGGTACGTATTCTTGCGGAATACGTATACGGCTATCTCATGAGACTACGAGCCATAGGGTGAGACGGCCCATATAGACCCAACATGTAGGCCCAACTCATCAGCTCAAGTCCCATATCGGCTTAAAATAGAAGCCCAATATCTTATTATAATTCACGAGGAAAACTTTTGAGTATATGtctcataatattttgaaacCGAAAATAAAAAGGAATAATATAGAAAGTAGATAAGACTAATATTGATTTATAAGagtttgataaatatattattattaattttagattaaatattttgaataaataaTTTTTGTCAAACGAAGTTAATATGTTAATTAATCCATCGATTTGGTATCGATGGAATCAAATGACTCGTCACGATGCATTAAGATTTGACCTAAGCTATACTTATCTTCAAAAGATAAGATCAAGAACTCATACACATCGCAGTGCTTGAGTCAAAAGTATTAGTTGAGGAAAGAAAACAAGACAGAAATATATGATATGGAAATCCAAAGTGCAATACAGTGACAGGCTATCTTATACACATTCTTTACTCATTACCCTAATGATTACTCCAACTCGTACAAAAGTAGTTCAGGTCTCTCATTCACTGATGAACAGCCAACAGTAGTACGTTTCTACGCCTTTCACATCGGTAAAGATCACAACGCCTTCTTGTCTGAGCCCTTGCATTGAATTGCCTCCGAGAGCAGTCACTGTAGGTTGTGAAGCTTAACATGGCTTGGTTTCTGTCGTTCTAATGTGTAAGAAGGGAAGAAACGAGCGGTGCAGCAAACTGGAACAAGCCAAGGGAGGGGGACTACAGTGGTCCAAGGTCTAATATCGTCCAAAGATAAGTGATGACAGAGATCAAGACAAGTGAGAGAGGGTAGgcacggtctctctctctctctctctctctctctctcttcaagctTCAAGGCCATCCCCCACCTGGTTCATAGGGTTCACAAGTCTTGGCACTCCAATGATCTTTCTCTTTCATGGCAGAAACGAGGAGGTGTATGAGATGGAAGGGACAAATTATGAGCTTTGTCTTGGACATGCCTATCAGCTGGGGAGACTGAGATAACAAAGAGGTGTTTGTCTAATGGGGACATGTGGATTATTTATCATTGTACAGATTGTATGGACAGGTGGATTACACCAAGAACTCGACATGCAGAAGTTTGAGCAGCATCTTCCAAGTGAAGTTTCAAGAAGAAGTTGGGGTTGGGGAAAAAGGAATGGACATTAAATGAGAGGTTTAGTGCTGCAACTGTGGAGAAGCCTTAAACGATGGAGAAAGAAACGATAAATATTCGTAATATCTGCAATTAAGATTTGTGGTCTATCACATTTCTTCCATTATTTTTTCATTTgcgctttttatttttattttttactctttGAATAATCTAAGAAAGTATATTAGAATTATTATACAAGTTGATAAGCATCAACTTATGACATCATTACGTACatgatttctttttctcttttctttcgaTTACATAATGAATGCTTGAAAGAATTGCATGTCCTATTATTGCGTGTTCTTCTCCACTCCACTTCTTATCTTGGATAGAGGGTCACAGTACCAAACCCCATGCGCCCAAAAAGTCAAAAGGCACCCCCGAAAAACCACAGCAAAGCTACAAGAGACCACTGCTGCTGCTCCGTATCTATTCCTGCCTGCTCCGGATCTATTCCTGCCACCATaactaatctctctctctctgatctaTCTTATCATCTGCTGATCAGACTCTGCTGTTCTCTCTGCTGAGCGTCCTCTGAGTTTACATGTGATGGTAGATAAGACATCCTTGTAGACACCATAT comes from Musa acuminata AAA Group cultivar baxijiao chromosome BXJ3-3, Cavendish_Baxijiao_AAA, whole genome shotgun sequence and encodes:
- the LOC103973095 gene encoding mitochondrial import inner membrane translocase subunit Tim13 → MDPFGSSAPSSGASSGPSAEAMMEQIKTQLAQAYAKEFLETVGSKCFAKCITKPGTSISGSESSCISRCIDRYIEATGIISRSLFSSPH